One window of the Tubulanus polymorphus chromosome 11, tnTubPoly1.2, whole genome shotgun sequence genome contains the following:
- the LOC141912673 gene encoding leucine-rich repeat- and IQ domain-containing protein 1-like, translated as MRMMNAIDTTDDQWLESEIENQLAALQNDEDTEEIRSDDDDDDDDDDDDGGDDESVDITENNEDSSMNIFDAYFNLLKRRTDGFSRELDECDHILTDNSRGNFFQTEEDPEVIELAKNEGVDAKTWKRKLLEEIDKNDAEEDEMRKDVEITDENNAAFLTENPVDVDTDCGDQKPSSDCLAVVSVSEAEQLEKDLERKLQKWMDEKKQRDQNRLQIVHEKIAAEKDKTQQAEESWRLKWNEFEVENERVLKETEAQLQESDKQLEDEWHKIRNEIKEDEMIKLNKLEEGLKIQAIERKELSNEAAERDRILHQSAAVSIQKHFRRYRVFKIHGDSLKARLEELRRRRELDRIHQIEGERLAAEQRKRKEDEDKLQSEMEEEKRKQEEIARKKFQEEEKKRLAEEKRQRKLEEQRRIQEEKRLKEEAEKKRKEEARRIREEEKRRRIEEEERRKAEEKLRVEEERLRVKEEQQRKLEEERLEKERLEESKLRKLEEIRKLEEEKRKKEEEIRRQEQKRVEEEQLREREELEKQRKQEEQRLAKQREDEQRQEKLDELKRKQQQFQSELPPSLPETIQKHRLAWMQACVPWSKVAMEMKSRRSSKNQKPPRRRPTSAKKLTLLPESDILQSARVASLQLVTTVELHDLPGYSVVPLTQCQRLRAVTMLRCNLVSLDGLEQCKELAYINCQENNLEHLNVKDMKKLIYVDVSHNRLTSIHGFDGSDCIRYLDLSHNKLARCDGLGEMKQLQHLNVSHNNLLRDDGLNNAASLEYLNISHNNLQSLNDIDKMCLLQTLDASSNNLQKCPCLRNHVLLQTLHLNDNSISNVEQISLAWLPLLQHLDISKNSLSDVCDFSKCLNLKEVDFSHNQIMDVDSVIEGLCKCRTLKTVRLEENPFIDLDNGWRQTVFEGLSHISYVNGEEIVRSISGDARDKPEDLNVNLSDFETMCRLQIDFMSKLRDRFHKELEYITSKERVDFKHLIEINSEFYSRSHDVSVELRYAHEYGDIKTDLSSAAADDFDAFLERGGNTKSTTVEDGFEAVEKNSNSVPTANRYQADLETITQSEVNVTDAKSKFNALISSSTIKNDTKDSLPPRPPKNSAPKNNKKSPAKKKLTPILSLAATIIQAHWRGYLTRKRLTPTGDEVHGDENEVAALLEILHLAATKIQSNWRGYTIRKRLRIALELVRADGESAAPLDEEFAEVDLDMFDFNVDDFDKDWTPPSNPEIPNSYAVLRPSPLQFPADRLTPHPPSEPRPAWKNESTTGSVVSGRPPRAPSSVDTHRTQLSKREEQITEEWGFRDPNTAALMLQRAKKLKYNSERKKKLNKLDPKERLQLFRKLDAINKPAPVTSRKQPPQRKEYFQAKEEEEQRKADERKQEAANRTIRMYEWLHTAVPSFNNNESAMYGHHHGGSENNLPKLDPEIMAGRRAQLVASPVMDLESVSDRLSDVSHQQQQQQQLRRHSLASETINTVSSLPFPPIKTNSAPSNRKKERISWRGPKQDIGVGWGGGRKRVTKQL; from the exons ATGAG AATGATGAATGCGATTGACACGACTGACGACCAGTGGCTCGAATCTGAAATCGAAAACCAACTGGCCGCTCtccaaaatgatgaagacaCTGAAGAAATTCgaagtgatgatgatgatgatgatgatgatgatgatgatgatggtggtgATGATGAATCTGTGGATATTACTGAGAATAATGAG GATTcgtcaatgaatattttcgacgcgtatttcaatttgttgaaACGAAGAACGGATGGATTTTCGCGTGAATTAGATGAATGTGATCACATTTTGACCGATAATTCGCGGG GAAATTTCTTTCAAACTGAAGAAGACCCAGAAGTTATCGAATTGGCCAAAAATGAAGGCGTGGATGCAAAAACTTGGAAACGAAAG ttactcgaagaaattgataaaaatgacgCGGAGGAGGATGAGATGAGAAAAGATGTCGAAATTACGGATGAAAACAATGCGGCATTTCTTACTGAAAATCCTGTAGATGTAGATACTGATTGCGGGGATCAGAAACCATCTTCAG ATTGTTTAGCCGTCGTGTCTGTAAGTGAAGCTGAACAGTTGGAGAAAGATTTGGAACGAAAACTTCAGAAGTGGATGGACGAAAAAAAACAGCGCGATCAGAACAGACTTCAG ATTGTACATGAAAAGATTGCCGCCGAAAAAGACAAAACGCAACAGGCTGAGGAATCGTGGAGATTGAAATGGAATGAGTTTGAAGTTGAGAATGAACGCGTGCTAAAAGAAACTGAG gcGCAGCTTCAAGAATCCGATAAACAACTCGAAGACGAATGGCACAAAAtcagaaatgaaatcaaaGAAGATGAG ATGatcaaattgaataaattgGAGGAAGGATTGAAAATACAAGCGATTGAACGCAAAGAATTATCAAACGAAGCCGCGGAGCGCGATAGAATATTACATCAATCAGCGGCTGTTAGTatacaaaaacatttcagGAGATACAG GGTTTTCAAAATTCACGGTGATTCTCTAAAAGCACGTCTCGAAGAGCTGCGTCGGCGACGAGAGTTAGACAGGATTCATCAGATTGAAGGAGAACGACTTGCTGCCGAACAAAg GAAAAGGAAAGAAGATGAAGATAAATTACAGAgtgaaatggaagaagaaaaaagaaaacaggAAGAAATCGCGAGAAAAAAGTTCCAGGAAGAAGAGAAGAAAAGATTAGCGGAAGAAAAACGGCAACGAAAACTCGAGGAACAGCGTAGAATACAGGAAGAGAAACGTTTGAAGGAAGAAGCTGagaaaaagagaaaagaaGAGGCTCGTAGAATACGCGAGGAAGAAAAGCGAAGACGAATTGAAGAAGAGGAACGAAGAAAGGCTGAGGAGAAACTAAGAGTCGAGGAGGAGAGGTTAAGAGTAAAGGAGGAACAACAGAGGAAACTAGAAGAGGAAAGATTAGAAAAGGAGAGATTAGAAGAATCGAAACTTCGGAAATTAGAGGAAATTCGAAAATTGGAAGAGGAAAAGCGAAAGAAAGAGGAGGAAATTCGGCGGCAAGAACAGAAACGTGTCGAAGAAGAACAActcagagagagagaagaattagaaaaacaaagaaaacaaGAAGAGCAAAG aCTGGCCAAACAGCGGGAAGACGAGCAACGTCAAGAAAAACTCGACGAATTGAAACgaaaacaacaacaatttCAAAGCGAGCTTCCTCCCAGTTTACCGGAGACAATTCAGAAACATCGGTTGGCGTGGATGCAAGCGTGTGTTCCGTGGAG TAAAGTCGCGATGGAAATGAAAAGTCGTCGATCGTCAAAAAATCAGAAGCCGCCGAGACGTCGTCCGACGTCTGCCAAGAAATTGACACTTCTGCCCGAATCGGATATTCTACAATCAGCCCGCGTGGCTAGCCTTCAATTAGTGACAACCGTGGAGTTACATGATCTACCCGGATATAGTGTAGTTCCTTTAACGCAATGTCAGCGTCTTCGAGCGGTTACAATGTTGAGGTGTAATCTTGTGTCGTTAGACGGATTGGAACAGTGTAAGGAATTAGCCTATATCAATTGCCAG GAAAACAATCTGGAGCATTTGAATGTGAAGGATATGAAGAAGCTGATCTACGTCGATGTGTCTCATAATCGTCTGACGTCAATTCACGGATTCGATGGATCGGATTGTATACGATACTTAGATCTATCACATAACAAACTCGCTAGATGTG ATGGTTTGGGTGAAATGAAACAACTTCAACATTTGAACGTATCTCACAACAATCTGCTGCGCGATGATGGTTTAAATAACGCGGCATCGCTCGAATACCTGAACATATCCCACAATAATCTACAGAGTTTgaatgatattgataaaatGTGTTTATTACAAACGCTCGACGCGTCCAGTAACAATTTACAGAAA TGTCCATGTTTGAGGAATCATGTGCTATTGCAGACGTTACATCTCAATGATAACAGTATCTCGAACGTTGAGCAGATAAGTCTAGCTTGGCTTCCGCTGCTGCAGCATTTAGACATTAGTAAAAATAG TTTATCCGACGTGTGTGATTTTAGTAAATGTTTGAACTTAAAAGAAGTTGATTTTAGTCATAATCAGATTATGG ATGTGGATAGTGTGATTGAAGGACTGTGTAAATGCCGTACACTGAAGACTGTACGACTTGaagaaaatccattcattgatCTCGACAATGGATGGAG ACAAACAGTATTCGAAGGACTAAGTCATATATCGTATGTGAATGGTGAAGAGATTGTTCGTAGTATTTCGGGAGATGCTCGCGATAAACCCGAAGATCTCAACGTCAATTTATCCGACTTTGAAACAATGTGTCGACTTCAAATCGATTTCATGTCTAAATTACGAGACCGATTTCATAAAGAGTTAGA GTATATAACGTCGAAGGAACGagttgattttaaacatttaaTCGAAATAAACAGCGAGTTTTATTCGAGATCTCACGACGTGTCGGTGGAATTACGTTACGCTCACGAGTACGGCGATATTAAAACCGATCTTTCCTCCGCGGCGGCCGACGATTTCGACGCGTTTCTCGAACGCGGCGGAAATACTAAATCAACGACGGTAGAGGATGGATTCGAAGCTGtcgagaaaaattcaaactcggTTCCCACGGCGAATAGATATCAAGCTGATTTAGAAACTATTACGCAATCGGAAGTCAATGTCACAGACGCCAAGTCGAAATTCAACgctcttatttcatcatcaactatCAAGAATGACACGAAAGATTCTTTACCACCGAG GCCACCTAAGAATTCTGCGCCGAAGAACAACAAGAAATCACCGGCGAAGAAAAAACTCACTCCGATTTTGAGTTTGGCCGCTACGATTATTCAAGCGCATTGGCGAGGCTATCTGACGAGGAAACGGTTGACTCCGACCGGCGACGAGGTCCACGGTGACGAAAACGAAGTCGCCGCTCTTCTAGAAATTCTACATCTAGCGGCGACTAAAATCCAATCTAACTGGCGCGGATATACGATTCGTAAGAGGTTGAGAATCGCGTTGGAACTCGTGAGGGCCGACGGCGAAAGCGCCGCGCCTCTCGATGAAGAATTCGCCGAAGTCGATTTGGACAtgtttgattttaatgtaGACGATTTCGATAAAGATTGGACACCACCTTCGAACCCAGAAATACCGAACAG TTATGCAGTCTTGCGACCGTCTCCTCTACAGTTTCCCGCCGACCGATTGACCCCTCATCCTCCGAGTGAACCTCGACCTGCGTGGAAGAATGAGTCGACGACCGGTTCGGTCGTATCTGGTCGACCTCCGAGAGCTCCTTCGTCAGTCGACACTCATCGGACTCAGTTATCTAAACGAGAAGAACAGATCACTGAAGAATg GGGATTCAGAGATCCGAACACAGCTGCGTTGATGCTGCAGAGGGCgaaaaaactgaaatacaATTCAGAGCGAAAGAAGAAACTGAATAAACTCG ATCCGAAAGAGCGGCTGCAGTTGTTCAGGAAACTAGACGCCATTAATAAACCAGCACCTGTTACTAGTCGTAAACAACCGCCTCAACGTAAAGAATACTTTCAAG CTAAAGAAGAGGAAGAACAACGTAAGGCGGACGAACGTAAACAAGAAGCCGCCAATCGGACGATACGAATGTACGAATGGTTGCATACAGCGGTGCCATCTTTTAACAACAACGAGTCAGCGATGTACGGTCATCACCACGGCGGCAGTGAAAATAACCTGCCGAAACTTGATCCCGAAATCATGGCTGGCAGACGCGCTCAATTAGTG GCTAGTCCTGTAATGGATTTAGAGTCAGTCAGCGATCGTCTGTCAGATGTTAgtcaccagcagcagcaacagcagcagctgcgTCGACattcactagctagtgaaACTATAAATACAG TTTCCAGTTTGCCTTTTCCGCCGATAAAAACGAATTCAGCGCCGTCGAATCGAAAGAAGGAACGAATCTCGTGGCGCGGACCGAAACAGGATATCGGAGTCGGTTGGGGCGGAGGAAGAAAACGTGTCACCAAACAACTGTAg
- the LOC141913402 gene encoding muscle-specific protein 20-like, with product MANRTTAHGLTAEARSKIDGKYSIEQEIQAREWIEAIVGEKLTPGATGADNLHEALKDGKMLCKLINILAPGSVKKINDTKMAFKLMENIGNFLTAIERYGVSKTDAFQTVDLYENQNMTQVVLTIHALGRAAQKNQYAGPVLGPKESVGEKREFTEEQLRAGQNVIGLQMGSNKGANQSGQNFGKGRMIID from the exons ATGGCAAACCGAACCACTGCTCACGGGTTAACCGCCGAGGCGAGAAGCAAG ATTGACGGCAAATATAGCATCGAGCAAGAAATTCAAGCTCGTGAATGGATCGAAGCTATTGTTGGCGAAAAGTTAACTCCC GGCGCTACCGGTGCTGATAATCTTCATGAAGCGCTTAAAGATGGAAAGATGCTGTGCAA GTTGATAAACATTCTGGCGCCTGGTTCGGTCAAGAAAATCAACGATACAAAGATGGCTTTCAAACTCATGGAAAATATAGGCAATTTTCTGACGGCCATCGAGCGGTATGGCGTATCGAAAACCGACGCGTTCCAAACTGTCGATTTAtacgaaaaccaaaatatgaCTCAAGTCGTGTTAACTATACACGCTTTAGGAAGAGCG GCGCAGAAAAATCAGTACGCCGGTCCCGTCCTCGGACCGAAAGAGTCAGTCGGCGAGAAGCGAGAATTCACCGAGGAACAGCTTCGCGCCGGACAAAACGTCATCGGACTTCAAATGGGATCGAATAAAGGCGCCAACCAGTCCGGACAGAATTTCGGCAAAGGCAGAATGATCATAGATTAA
- the LOC141912863 gene encoding cysteine-rich venom protein triflin-like: MDTFNNAAIRGKFMSGQNMGQGLASWNDVMTAWYNEVKLFTYGSSEYDTKQIGHYTQMVWASTNRIGCGASVCRNDKREYVFYVCNYSPPGNQAGVVTTPYKSGKPSGNCVTGLCDCGANKVCYNSGELDHENCDCRCKPTANGPNIYDSQCRMSCELVPYLNEEAHYVCGKQTFSQCRRLPMHLFPMCPKLCKVCPCKYKTVQSLPV, from the exons atgGATACGTTTAATAATGCAGCGATTCGGG GTAAATTCATGTCGGGCCAGAATATGGGTCAAGGCCTAGCCTCCTGGAACGATGTTATGACGGCGTGGTATAACGAAGTCAAGTTGTTCACTTACGGATCATCGGAATACGATACCAAACAGATCGGCCATTACACACAG ATGGTTTGGGCTTCCACAAATAGAATCGGATGCGGTGCTTCTGTTTGTCGTAACGATAAACGGGAATATGTGTTCTACGTGTGCAACTATTCACCGCC GGGTAATCAAGCAGGTGTTGTGACGACACCGTACAAATCGGGTAAACCATCTGGGAACTGCGTCACTGGTCTTTGCG ACTGCGGAGCTAACAAGGTATGCTACAATTCCGGTGAACTGGATCACGAGAACTGCGACTGCAGATGCAAGCCGACAGCTAACGGCCCGAATATCTACGATTCTCAATGTAGAA TGTCCTGCGAACTGGTGCCGTACCTAAATGAGGAAGCTCATTACGTATGCGGTAAACAGACGTTCAGTCAATGCAGACGATTACCGATGCACTTGTTTCCTATGTGTCCAAAACTGTGCAAAGTTTGCCCGTGTAAGTACAAAACTGTGCAAAGTTTGCCCGTGT
- the LOC141913403 gene encoding thioredoxin-like protein 4A has protein sequence MSYMLPHLHNGWQVDQAILSEEERTVIIRFGHDWDPTCMVMDETLYKCANKMKNFAVIYLVDITEVPDFNKMYELYDPCTVMFFYRNKHIMIDLGTGNNNKINWPMTDAQEFIDIIETVYRGARKGRGLVVSPKDYSTKYRY, from the coding sequence ATGTCTTACATGTTACCTCATTTACACAACGGCTGGCAGGTCGACCAGGCGATACTCTCCGAGGAGGAACGAACGGTTATAATCCGATTCGGTCACGACTGGGATCCGACCTGTATGGTGATGGACGAAACTCTCTATAAATGCGCGAACAAGATGAAAAATTTCGCCGTCATTTACCTGGTCGATATCACGGAGGTGCCCGATTTCAATAAGATGTACGAACTGTACGACCCGTGTACGGTGATGTTCTTCTATCGTAATAAACATATAATGATTGATTTAGGAAcgggtaataataataagatcAACTGGCCGATGACAGACGCGCAGGAATTCATCGATATTATCGAAACCGTTTATCGCGGCGCCAGGAAAGGTCGAGGTCTCGTCGTTTCGCCGAAAGATTATTCGACCAAATATAGATACTGA